The Salvelinus fontinalis isolate EN_2023a chromosome 24, ASM2944872v1, whole genome shotgun sequence genome has a segment encoding these proteins:
- the LOC129822405 gene encoding SH2B adapter protein 2-like isoform X1, which produces MNSAAVPGSPEFSSCPLPDWREFCELHARASAADFAHKFHRFLSENPCYDSPGADSSFSQHFARHFLECFSAAVTQARDHQASLLPGDDDSNAPPKYSIVPFLGIQGCLLPYGHNDLYQRRKEAGASSESLDSMDSGGLGLEGIGSSSSMAMATSRIPQPAHKPSALGQSRSSEDVSVEHPKARFKKGFSLRNMSLCVVDGVKEIWHRRSSPEPDPVGGSGGVRRVNGGGEPGGERWSQRLRLPRGSQGHKAELLEIQREGALRYMVADDTNCIGVPQWQKCRLLLRKTRRDEGGDKFLLEFYVPPKSSKPKVSIPLSAIVEVRTTMPLEMPDKDNTFVLKVRVENGGEYILETIDSLQKTSWVADIQDCMDPGDSGDDIELASCPHGQASKEFSMVSSCSCELLSEGVHRTPERSCGSATTELYSAPSVRCRELPFTQHPSHVPLERFLQPPEAQGKSPTAGVLGDGVTEAEADPSLAEYPWFHGTLSRVRAAQLVLAGGARSHGLFVIRQSETRPGEYVLTFNFQGKAKHLRLSVNGNGQCHVHHLWFHTVSDMLRHFHAHPIPLESGGSADITLRSYVQVQVTPTDRYPVSLYCSHTDVTVPQLPTPPRDQGCWTDPIQPTLHLPGFSQPAGPPSDTPISSSSSSSPIALPSLSRGEPGSGGGGGGEGLVSRSNSSERLLDPSSGASEDYQETDGTRRARAVENQYSFY; this is translated from the exons ATGAACAGTGCGGCAGTGCCCGGCAGCCCGGAGTTCTCCTCATGCCCACTGCCCGACTGGCGAGAGTTCTGCGAGCTCCATGCCCGTGCCTCCGCCGCCGACTTTGCCCACAAGTTCCACCGCTTCTTGTCAGAGAACCCGTGCTACGACTCCCCGGGCGCCGACAGCAGCTTCTCGCAGCACTTCGCCAGACACTTCCTGGAGTGTTTCTCTGCTGCTGTCACACAGGCCAGGGACCACCAGGCCTCGCTCTTACCAGGAGACGACGACTCCAACGCTCCCCCCAAATACAGCATTGTTCCCTTCCTGGGCATCCAGGGCTGCCTTCTGCCCTACGGACACAACGACCTCTACCAGCGGCGCAAGGAAGCCGGTGCCTCCAGCGAGTCCCTGGACAGTATGGACAGTGGAGGTTTAGGACTAGAAGGGATAGGCAGTTCCTCCTCCATGGCTATGGCCACCTCCCGCATCCCCCAGCCCGCCCACAAGCCCTCTGCTCTGGGCCAGTCACGCAGCTCAGAGGACGTGTCAGTGGAACACCCCAAGGCCCGCTTCAAGAAGGGATTCTCTCTGAGGAACATGAGTCTGTGTGTGGTGGACGGGGTGAAGGAGATCTGGCACCGCCGCTCCTCCCCTGAACCAGACCCTGTCGGAGGGTCCGGAGGGGTCAGACGGGTCAACGGAGGAGGGGAGCCAGGGGGGGAGAGATGGTCCCAGAGACTGCGTCTTCCCAGGGGGTCTCAGGGGCACAAGGCTGAGCTGCtggagatccagagagagggggCTCTGCGTTACATGGTAGCTGATGATACTAACTGTATAGGGGTGCCTCAGTGGCAGAAGTGTAGGTTGCTGCTGAGGAAGACCAGGAGGGACGAAGGGGGTGACAAGTTCCTGTTGGAGTTCTATGTGCCACCCAAG TCGTCAAAGCCCAAGGTGAGCATCCCTCTGTCTGCCATCGTAGAGGTGAGGACCACTATGCCCCTGGAGATGCCTGACAAAGACAATACCTTCGTCCTGAAGGTAAGG GTGGAAAATGGAGGTGAATATATCCTGGAGACCATCGACTCGCTGCAGAAAACCTCCTGGGTTGCTGACATCCAGGACTGCATGGACCCTGG ggACAGTGGAGATGACATTGAGCTGGCGTCATGTCCCCACGGCCAGGCATCTAAAGAGTTCTCCATGGTGTCCTCCTGCAGCTGTGAGCTTCTGTCAGAGG GTGTTCATCGTACCCCTGAGAGATCCTGTGGATCAGCAACAACAGAACTGTATAGCGCCCCCTCTGTCCGCTGCAGAGAACTACCCTTCACCCAGCACCCTTCCCATGTCCCCCTGGAGCGCTTCCTCCAGCCCCCAGAGGCCCAGGGGAAAAGCCCCACAGCAG GGGTTCTAGGTGACGGGGTGACTGAGGCGGAGGCGGACCCCAGCCTGGCCGAGTACCCATGGTTCCACGGGACATTGTCACGCGTGCGTGCTGCCCAACTGGTGCTGGCGGGCGGAGCTAGGAGCCACGGGCTGTTTGTGATTCGCCAAAGCGAGACGCGCCCGGGAGAGTACGTCCTCACCTTTAACTTCCAGGGCAAAGCTAAG CACCTGCGTCTGTCGGTGAATGGTAACGGCCAGTGTCATGTTCATCATCTGTGGTTCCACACCGTGTCAGATATGCTCAGGCATTTCCATGCCCACCCCATCCCTCTGGAGTCAGGGGGCTCCGCTGACATCACACTGCGTTCCTACGTACAAGTACAGGTTACCCCCACag ACAGAtatcccgtctctctctactgctctcaCACAGATGTGACCGTGCCTCAGCTCCCCACCCCACCCAGGGACCAAGGCTGCTGGACTGACCCAATCCAGCCAACCCTTCACCTCCCTGGGTTCTCGCAGCCGGCAGGGCCCCCCTCCGACACCCCGATCTCATCCAGCTCCTCATCCTCGCCCATcgcccttccttccctctcccgtGGTGAGCCAGgcagcggaggaggaggaggaggcgaggGGCTGGTTAGCAGGAGCAACAGCTCAGAACGTCTGCtagatccctctagtggtgccTCGGAGGACTACCAAGAGACAGACGGAACACGCAGGGCCAGAGCTGTGGAGAACCAGTACTCCTTCTACTGA
- the LOC129822405 gene encoding SH2B adapter protein 2-like isoform X2, with the protein MNSAAVPGSPEFSSCPLPDWREFCELHARASAADFAHKFHRFLSENPCYDSPGADSSFSQHFARHFLECFSAAVTQARDHQASLLPGDDDSNAPPKYSIVPFLGIQGCLLPYGHNDLYQRRKEAGASSESLDSMDSGGLGLEGIGSSSSMAMATSRIPQPAHKPSALGQSRSSEDVSVEHPKARFKKGFSLRNMSLCVVDGVKEIWHRRSSPEPDPVGGSGGVRRVNGGGEPGGERWSQRLRLPRGSQGHKAELLEIQREGALRYMVADDTNCIGVPQWQKCRLLLRKTRRDEGGDKFLLEFYVPPKSSKPKVSIPLSAIVEVRTTMPLEMPDKDNTFVLKVENGGEYILETIDSLQKTSWVADIQDCMDPGDSGDDIELASCPHGQASKEFSMVSSCSCELLSEGVHRTPERSCGSATTELYSAPSVRCRELPFTQHPSHVPLERFLQPPEAQGKSPTAGVLGDGVTEAEADPSLAEYPWFHGTLSRVRAAQLVLAGGARSHGLFVIRQSETRPGEYVLTFNFQGKAKHLRLSVNGNGQCHVHHLWFHTVSDMLRHFHAHPIPLESGGSADITLRSYVQVQVTPTDRYPVSLYCSHTDVTVPQLPTPPRDQGCWTDPIQPTLHLPGFSQPAGPPSDTPISSSSSSSPIALPSLSRGEPGSGGGGGGEGLVSRSNSSERLLDPSSGASEDYQETDGTRRARAVENQYSFY; encoded by the exons ATGAACAGTGCGGCAGTGCCCGGCAGCCCGGAGTTCTCCTCATGCCCACTGCCCGACTGGCGAGAGTTCTGCGAGCTCCATGCCCGTGCCTCCGCCGCCGACTTTGCCCACAAGTTCCACCGCTTCTTGTCAGAGAACCCGTGCTACGACTCCCCGGGCGCCGACAGCAGCTTCTCGCAGCACTTCGCCAGACACTTCCTGGAGTGTTTCTCTGCTGCTGTCACACAGGCCAGGGACCACCAGGCCTCGCTCTTACCAGGAGACGACGACTCCAACGCTCCCCCCAAATACAGCATTGTTCCCTTCCTGGGCATCCAGGGCTGCCTTCTGCCCTACGGACACAACGACCTCTACCAGCGGCGCAAGGAAGCCGGTGCCTCCAGCGAGTCCCTGGACAGTATGGACAGTGGAGGTTTAGGACTAGAAGGGATAGGCAGTTCCTCCTCCATGGCTATGGCCACCTCCCGCATCCCCCAGCCCGCCCACAAGCCCTCTGCTCTGGGCCAGTCACGCAGCTCAGAGGACGTGTCAGTGGAACACCCCAAGGCCCGCTTCAAGAAGGGATTCTCTCTGAGGAACATGAGTCTGTGTGTGGTGGACGGGGTGAAGGAGATCTGGCACCGCCGCTCCTCCCCTGAACCAGACCCTGTCGGAGGGTCCGGAGGGGTCAGACGGGTCAACGGAGGAGGGGAGCCAGGGGGGGAGAGATGGTCCCAGAGACTGCGTCTTCCCAGGGGGTCTCAGGGGCACAAGGCTGAGCTGCtggagatccagagagagggggCTCTGCGTTACATGGTAGCTGATGATACTAACTGTATAGGGGTGCCTCAGTGGCAGAAGTGTAGGTTGCTGCTGAGGAAGACCAGGAGGGACGAAGGGGGTGACAAGTTCCTGTTGGAGTTCTATGTGCCACCCAAG TCGTCAAAGCCCAAGGTGAGCATCCCTCTGTCTGCCATCGTAGAGGTGAGGACCACTATGCCCCTGGAGATGCCTGACAAAGACAATACCTTCGTCCTGAAG GTGGAAAATGGAGGTGAATATATCCTGGAGACCATCGACTCGCTGCAGAAAACCTCCTGGGTTGCTGACATCCAGGACTGCATGGACCCTGG ggACAGTGGAGATGACATTGAGCTGGCGTCATGTCCCCACGGCCAGGCATCTAAAGAGTTCTCCATGGTGTCCTCCTGCAGCTGTGAGCTTCTGTCAGAGG GTGTTCATCGTACCCCTGAGAGATCCTGTGGATCAGCAACAACAGAACTGTATAGCGCCCCCTCTGTCCGCTGCAGAGAACTACCCTTCACCCAGCACCCTTCCCATGTCCCCCTGGAGCGCTTCCTCCAGCCCCCAGAGGCCCAGGGGAAAAGCCCCACAGCAG GGGTTCTAGGTGACGGGGTGACTGAGGCGGAGGCGGACCCCAGCCTGGCCGAGTACCCATGGTTCCACGGGACATTGTCACGCGTGCGTGCTGCCCAACTGGTGCTGGCGGGCGGAGCTAGGAGCCACGGGCTGTTTGTGATTCGCCAAAGCGAGACGCGCCCGGGAGAGTACGTCCTCACCTTTAACTTCCAGGGCAAAGCTAAG CACCTGCGTCTGTCGGTGAATGGTAACGGCCAGTGTCATGTTCATCATCTGTGGTTCCACACCGTGTCAGATATGCTCAGGCATTTCCATGCCCACCCCATCCCTCTGGAGTCAGGGGGCTCCGCTGACATCACACTGCGTTCCTACGTACAAGTACAGGTTACCCCCACag ACAGAtatcccgtctctctctactgctctcaCACAGATGTGACCGTGCCTCAGCTCCCCACCCCACCCAGGGACCAAGGCTGCTGGACTGACCCAATCCAGCCAACCCTTCACCTCCCTGGGTTCTCGCAGCCGGCAGGGCCCCCCTCCGACACCCCGATCTCATCCAGCTCCTCATCCTCGCCCATcgcccttccttccctctcccgtGGTGAGCCAGgcagcggaggaggaggaggaggcgaggGGCTGGTTAGCAGGAGCAACAGCTCAGAACGTCTGCtagatccctctagtggtgccTCGGAGGACTACCAAGAGACAGACGGAACACGCAGGGCCAGAGCTGTGGAGAACCAGTACTCCTTCTACTGA
- the LOC129822405 gene encoding SH2B adapter protein 2-like isoform X3, producing MNSAAVPGSPEFSSCPLPDWREFCELHARASAADFAHKFHRFLSENPCYDSPGADSSFSQHFARHFLECFSAAVTQARDHQASLLPGDDDSNAPPKYSIVPFLGIQGCLLPYGHNDLYQRRKEAGASSESLDSMDSGGLGLEGIGSSSSMAMATSRIPQPAHKPSALGQSRSSEDVSVEHPKARFKKGFSLRNMSLCVVDGVKEIWHRRSSPEPDPVGGSGGVRRVNGGGEPGGERWSQRLRLPRGSQGHKAELLEIQREGALRYMVADDTNCIGVPQWQKCRLLLRKTRRDEGGDKFLLEFYVPPKSSKPKVSIPLSAIVEVRTTMPLEMPDKDNTFVLKVRVENGGEYILETIDSLQKTSWVADIQDCMDPGDSGDDIELASCPHGQASKEFSMVSSCSCELLSEGVHRTPERSCGSATTELYSAPSVRCRELPFTQHPSHVPLERFLQPPEAQGKSPTAGVLGDGVTEAEADPSLAEYPWFHGTLSRVRAAQLVLAGGARSHGLFVIRQSETRPGEYVLTFNFQGKAKHLRLSVNGNGQCHVHHLWFHTVSDMLRHFHAHPIPLESGGSADITLRSYVQVQVTPTGTPHTQTDIPSLSTALTQM from the exons ATGAACAGTGCGGCAGTGCCCGGCAGCCCGGAGTTCTCCTCATGCCCACTGCCCGACTGGCGAGAGTTCTGCGAGCTCCATGCCCGTGCCTCCGCCGCCGACTTTGCCCACAAGTTCCACCGCTTCTTGTCAGAGAACCCGTGCTACGACTCCCCGGGCGCCGACAGCAGCTTCTCGCAGCACTTCGCCAGACACTTCCTGGAGTGTTTCTCTGCTGCTGTCACACAGGCCAGGGACCACCAGGCCTCGCTCTTACCAGGAGACGACGACTCCAACGCTCCCCCCAAATACAGCATTGTTCCCTTCCTGGGCATCCAGGGCTGCCTTCTGCCCTACGGACACAACGACCTCTACCAGCGGCGCAAGGAAGCCGGTGCCTCCAGCGAGTCCCTGGACAGTATGGACAGTGGAGGTTTAGGACTAGAAGGGATAGGCAGTTCCTCCTCCATGGCTATGGCCACCTCCCGCATCCCCCAGCCCGCCCACAAGCCCTCTGCTCTGGGCCAGTCACGCAGCTCAGAGGACGTGTCAGTGGAACACCCCAAGGCCCGCTTCAAGAAGGGATTCTCTCTGAGGAACATGAGTCTGTGTGTGGTGGACGGGGTGAAGGAGATCTGGCACCGCCGCTCCTCCCCTGAACCAGACCCTGTCGGAGGGTCCGGAGGGGTCAGACGGGTCAACGGAGGAGGGGAGCCAGGGGGGGAGAGATGGTCCCAGAGACTGCGTCTTCCCAGGGGGTCTCAGGGGCACAAGGCTGAGCTGCtggagatccagagagagggggCTCTGCGTTACATGGTAGCTGATGATACTAACTGTATAGGGGTGCCTCAGTGGCAGAAGTGTAGGTTGCTGCTGAGGAAGACCAGGAGGGACGAAGGGGGTGACAAGTTCCTGTTGGAGTTCTATGTGCCACCCAAG TCGTCAAAGCCCAAGGTGAGCATCCCTCTGTCTGCCATCGTAGAGGTGAGGACCACTATGCCCCTGGAGATGCCTGACAAAGACAATACCTTCGTCCTGAAGGTAAGG GTGGAAAATGGAGGTGAATATATCCTGGAGACCATCGACTCGCTGCAGAAAACCTCCTGGGTTGCTGACATCCAGGACTGCATGGACCCTGG ggACAGTGGAGATGACATTGAGCTGGCGTCATGTCCCCACGGCCAGGCATCTAAAGAGTTCTCCATGGTGTCCTCCTGCAGCTGTGAGCTTCTGTCAGAGG GTGTTCATCGTACCCCTGAGAGATCCTGTGGATCAGCAACAACAGAACTGTATAGCGCCCCCTCTGTCCGCTGCAGAGAACTACCCTTCACCCAGCACCCTTCCCATGTCCCCCTGGAGCGCTTCCTCCAGCCCCCAGAGGCCCAGGGGAAAAGCCCCACAGCAG GGGTTCTAGGTGACGGGGTGACTGAGGCGGAGGCGGACCCCAGCCTGGCCGAGTACCCATGGTTCCACGGGACATTGTCACGCGTGCGTGCTGCCCAACTGGTGCTGGCGGGCGGAGCTAGGAGCCACGGGCTGTTTGTGATTCGCCAAAGCGAGACGCGCCCGGGAGAGTACGTCCTCACCTTTAACTTCCAGGGCAAAGCTAAG CACCTGCGTCTGTCGGTGAATGGTAACGGCCAGTGTCATGTTCATCATCTGTGGTTCCACACCGTGTCAGATATGCTCAGGCATTTCCATGCCCACCCCATCCCTCTGGAGTCAGGGGGCTCCGCTGACATCACACTGCGTTCCTACGTACAAGTACAGGTTACCCCCACaggtacaccacacacacag ACAGAtatcccgtctctctctactgctctcaCACAGATGTGA